The DNA sequence GCCACTGGACTATCTGGTTATCAATCATGTGGAACCGGACCATGCTGCGTCGATTGAGGAAGTTCTGCTTCGCTGGCCAAACGTAAAGATTATTACATCCCCCAAGGCTGTGCTGCTTCTGCATCAGTTTGGCTGCCCGATTGACGGCTGTTCTGTGGAGCAGGTAAAGGAAGGCGACACCCGCTGTTTCGGAAAGCACACCGTCACGTTTGTCAACGCACCCATGGTGCACTGGCCGGAAGTGATGGTGACCTATGACCAAACCAACGGTGTTCTGTTCTCTGCCGATGCCTTTGGTTCCTTCCATGCATTGGACGGCAAGCTGTTTGCCGATGAGGTGGATTTTGACCATGAATGGCTGGATGAAGCACGCCGCTATTACACAAATATTGTCGGAAAATACGGTCCACAGGTACAGTCACTGCTGAAAAAAGCCGACACACTAGACATTAAGATGATTTGCCCGCTGCACGGTCTGGTCTGGCGCAAAGACATTGGATATTTTCTGGATAAATATATGCACTGGAGCACCTATGAGCCGGAAGAAAAAGGCGTGATGATTGTTTATGCCTCTATGTATGGCAATACAGGAACCGCTGCGGAGATTTTGGCCGCCAAGCTTGCCGAGCGCGGTGTGACGAACACGCGCCTATACGACGTTTCCAGCACACACGTTTCCTATCTTATCTCTGACCTATTTAAATACAGTCATTTGGTACTGGCAAGCGTTACCTACAATCTGGGGATCTTTCCACCCATGCACAACTTTCTAATGGACATGAAGGCCCTGAACCTGCAGAACCGCACCTGTGCTATCATAGAAAACGGCTCCTGGGCCTGCCGCTGCGGCAGCCTGATGCGCACCTGCCTGTCCGAAATGAAGCATATGCGAGTACTGGAAGACGGCGTCGTAATGGCTTCGTCTCTGCATGAGCAGGACCTGCCGGAACTGGATACACTGGCTGACAGCCTTACTGCCTCTCTCAAAGAATAATCGCTAACGCATACAAAAAGGTGCTTTCCCCTGTTACGGAGGAAAGCACCTCTTATTGTCTATCACATCAAAGTTCCAGCGACAGACCCAGTTCTTTTATTTTGTCGCGCAGACCGAGAAAATCCGAAAAGGCGTCCTCTTTTTTGCGCGGGTCACGCAGCAGTGCCGCCGGATGCAGCGTGGCCATCATCCAAATGCCGCCTTTTTGTATCCACTGGCCGTGCTGTCGGGTAATTTTTATTTTGGGGTCCATAATCCGCATAGCGGCAATGCGTCCCAGGCAAACGATAATCTTCGGCCGCAGCAGGCGTGTCTGCTCCCGCAGCCAGCCAATGCACTGTTCCTGCTCCTCCGGCAGCGGGTCACGGTTCTTTGGTGGACGGCACTTTATTATATTGGCAATATAAATATTTTTATGCCGGTCCAAATCAATGGCATCCAGATATTTGTCCAGCAGCTGACCGCTGCGCCCAACAAAAGGTTTCCCCTGCAGGTCCTCCTGCTCACCAGGGCCCTCGCCGATAAATAGGACCTTTGCCTGCGGATTTCCTTCCCCAAAGACCAAATTGGTACGCGTTTTGCCCAGCGCGCAGCGTTCACAGCCGCGGCAGGCCTCCTCCAGCTGTTGCCAGTCTTGATACATATTCTTTCCCCCTGTCGCAGCTGAAAGCTGCTTCCTAATTATACTTTTTAGTATAACGCAATCAGGAAAATGTGTAAACATGCAAAACGCTTTTGCCTTTTCTTCGATAACCTAGGAGGCCCTCTCTTTTGAGAAGGCCTCCTCTGCTTTATATTTGCTTTTAAAAATCGACGGGCGAACCATAATAGCAGGCTGTCAATAGCTTTTCCATGTCCTCCTGACTTGGCTGGCGGGGATTGGTGCCGGTGCAGGCGTCGCTGATGGCAAGCTCCGCCACATGATGCAGCTTTTCCTGGAACTCATCCTCCGGCACCATGCCATTTTCATAGTCTTTCAGGGCGTGCGGAATGTGCAGCAATTCATTATAACTGTCAATTTTTCTGCACAGTGCCTGCACAAGGCCCTCTCCGCTGCCGGTAAGTCCCGCTGTGCGGGCAATCGTCGCATAGCGTTCCCGTGCTTCCGGCACTTTTGCATTGTACTGAATCACCTTCGGCAGGTACATGGCGTTGGCACAGCCGTGCACAACATGGCCGTTCCGATAGGCTGCGCCGGTCTTATGCGCCATAGAGTGGACAATTCCCAGCAGAGCATTAGAAAAGGCCATGCCGGCAAGGCACTGTGCATAGTGCATTTGCTCACGAGCTGTCTTGTCACCCTTGCAGGAGGACGGCAAATACTCAAAAACCATTTGAATCGCCTGTAAAGCCAGCGGGTCCGTAAACGGTGAATGCAGGGTGGAAACATAGGCTTCCACTGCGTGTGTCAGTGCGTCCATGCCTGTATAAGCGGTTAGCTTCGGCGGCATAGTTTCCGCCAGCTCCGGGTCAATAATTGCCACATCCGGCGTGATATTAAAATCTGCCAGCGGATATTTAATGCCCTTCTGATAATCGGTAATAACCGAAAAGGCGGTCACTTCAGTAGCTGTTCCGGAAGTGGATGGAATCGCCAAAAAGTGGGCCTTTCGGCGCAGAGTCGGAAAGCTGAACGGCTGCAATAAATCTTCAAACTTTGTTTCGGGATATTCATAAAACACCCACATCGCCTTTGCCGCATCAATAGGGGAACCGCCGCCCATTGCCACAATCCAGTCCGGCTGAAAGTCCTGCATGGTTTTCACACCGCGCAGCACCGTTTCCACGGACGGGTCCGGCTCCACGCCCTCAATTAAACACGTTTCAATATCGGCTTCTTTCAGGTTCTGCAAAACGCGGTCCAAAAAACCGAAGCGCTTCATGGAGCCGCCCCCGATAACAACAGCGGCCTTTTTGCCGGAAAGTTTCTTCAGTTCCTCCAGCGCCCCATGGCCGTAATAAATATCTCTGGGAAGTGTAAAACGCATATTATTTCCTCCTGTCGGCCGTCCCCTACGCAAAGATACGGCCTTTGTTAAGGATTGTTTGCAAAACTTTCCAAAATATGTGTGCAGCAGAGGAACGGTCCATTTTGGACATAAAAAATTGCTGCCCAACGGGCAGCACCAAAGTTTTTTCTTCGGTCAGATGAAAAACATATAATTGCCTTGACTGCGGGCCGCTTCTTCCTGCAGGTCCACAAGCGTAATGCCAGCCAGCACTTCTTCCACTGCTTTTTGCAGACGAGCAGCGACCAAATCCAGCGCCGCTTCCGCGTCCTGTGCATCCGGCCCCAGTGTTTTTCCGGGCCGCTCAAACAGGGCGCTGTCCGTTGCCCGCAGAATGTCCAGCACCCGTATCTGCTCTGGCCGGCAGCTCAGGCGGTAGCCGCCCTGCGCTCCTTTGATAGAAACGACCAGCTGAGAACGCTTCAGAAGTGAAAATACCTGCTCCAAATAAATGTGAGAAATTCCAAGGTCTGCGGACAACCGTGTAACATTTACGATGGTGTCGCTTCCGGCCTGTGCCATACGCAGAAGCGCCGCAATGGCATAGCGTCCTTTTGCAGAAATGCGCATACGACTCCTCCCCTCTATATATTACTATTTCACTACGGTTAATATATTATACAGGATTTTCATATTTGTCAATCATCTTTCCCGCCGATGGTCAATCTTCATTCGGCGTTTTCTCCTGCTGGCGTACGGCTTTATAACAAAAGCAAAGCATTCCTACCACCATGACAGCCGGAAAAGCCGTCGCAGCAAGCAGGCCCTGCCGCAGGCCAAACTCACCGGAACCAAACAGGCCGGTCAGCCATGGGCCCGCGGAACAGCCAATATCGCCGAATACCGCCAAAAGTCCGAACATAGAAGTTCCGCCGTGCGGAAACGAATGAGAAGAAAGTGAATACATTCCCGGCCACATTAGTGACACAGTAAAGCCGCACAGCGCACAGCCCATCAGTGACAGCAGCGGCAGCCGTGCCAGCGCCATCAACACATAACAGCCAGCACAGGAAACACTACACCACAGCAGCACCTGATGCAGGTTCCATTTATCCCCGTACAGGCCATACAGCAGACGTCCCATTCCCTCCAGCAGGGCAAACAGGCAGGGCCCAAGCAGGTCGCCTGTCATTTTTGGCACACCAAGCCCACGCTCAGCGAACAGAGAAGACCACTGGCTCATAGAAAGTTCCGCCGCGCCGGCACACAGCATCAGCACCAAACACAATAGGTACAGCCGGGAATGCAGCAGACTGCTGATGGGCGTTTTCTCTTCCGGCGGAAGTGCCGGTGCCAGCGGCACCCGCAGAAAGCGAATCAAATTGACCGCTGGAATCACTGCCCAACAGATGGGCAGCAGGTACCACTGGCTGCTTCCCAGAAAATGCAGTGCCAGTGTCGTACCGGCAATCACTGCGACCTGCCCCCAACAGTAAAAAGAATGCAGCATACTCATAGAGGAAGACTTGTGCTCACCTGGCAGCGAATCCAAAATCGGACTGACCAGGTCCTCTATCAGGCCGCTGCCCATGCCGCAGCAGACCACAGAAAAGGCGATTCCGCCAAACGGAGAAACCACACGCGGTAAAATACCCATCAGGACCAAACCGCCCGCCGCCAGCAGGTGCGAACCCGTCAGGCAGCGGCGCATACCAATTCGGTCGACAAAAAAGACAGAAAAAATATCCATACATAGCTGTGTCCCAAAATTCAGAACAATCAACTGACTAAGCTGCGCAAAATTCAGGTGATAACTGTCTTGAAACACGGTGAAAAGCAGCGGCGTAAGGCTGTTAATAATCCCCTGGGTAAGATACCCGGAGTAACAGGCCCTTTTTGTTTGCCGCCAGGACCCTTGCATAGGCTTCCCTCCTTCCATAATAAGTATTATACCATATTATTGAAGGCGGTGCCGTTTTGTTACCTTAGAAAATAAAGAAGAGTGGATAAAATTCTATCTTTCCGCAAGTAGCAGACAGCAGAAACAGCCGACAAACTCCGGCCGTTTCTGCTGTCTGCTGTGCGGAAAATTATTTATTTTATTCCAAATTGTTTTGTACCAGCTTGCTTGCCTCGGTCAGGGAACAGCCATGTTCCCGCGCAATGCGTGCCAAATCCTCGTACTCTACTTTTTGGCGATGGACGCCCCAGCCCGTTGCCGCTTTCACGTGCACAGGACCATACACAGTATTGGCGGCCCGCTCCGTACGAGACAGCGTACAGCGGCGGCACAGTGTTTCCCTCACCCCCAGCGTTGTCGTATATTCAAACAGCAAATGTATCATTTCGCTGCGCATTTCCGGACGGCACAGGCAGGTCAGCAGCACCGCAGAGCGGTTTTTCTTCATTCCGATGGCTGTTGTATAGACGTCAAGCGCACCGCCTGCCAGCAGACGTTCCTGGGCAAAACCGAGTGCTTCCGGTGTCATATCATCTAAATTGCAGCGAAGCTCCAGCACTTCTTCCTTGCTGTCCGCCGCTTCACCCAGCATGGCACGCACACAGTTTGCCTGTGAAAAGTCTTTTGTGCCCATGCCGCAGCCAATTTTACTGACCTGCATAACTGGCATATCGCCAAAATCGTTGACGAAGTATTTCAGCAGGGCTGCTCCAGTTGGAGTACACAGTTCCCCTTGTACACTGCCTCCGTATATCGGAATGCCACGCAGCAAAAACGCGGTTGCCGGTGCCGGGACCGGCAGAATGCCGTGTGCACAGTGTACCTCCCCACTGCCAACGTGCACTGGTGACGCTGTAACATGGTCCGGCGCCAGCATATGCATCAGCAGACAGACGCCTGTAATGTCCGCTACCGCGTCCATCATGCCAACCTCATGGAAATGGATCTCACTAACCGGCTGACCATGCGCATGGCTTTCCGCCTCTGCCAGCAGGTCATATACTGCCAGCACGTCTTTTTTAACCGCCGCCGGCAGGTTCAGCCCATTTATCATTTCCTGAATTTCCTGCAGCCTGGTATGATGATGATGTTCTTCCTGTGAGCAGTGTGTGGCCGGTGTACTGCCTGCCGGAACATCTTCTGTTTTTTCCTCTTCACCATGAATGGTTACCCGCATATGAGTGCCGGTAATCCCGCACTTTTCGGCTGGAACAGCTTCCACATGTACACCGGGCAGCCGCAGGCTGTTCATCTTGTCCAGAAACTTCCGCGGCTCCGGCAGCAGTTCCAGCAAAGAAGCCACAAGCATATCTCCCGCCGCACCCATTGTGCACTCCAAATACAGTGTTTTCATTTGTGTCCTCCCATATGATTTATCATACTGGCAAGATAGCCTGCACCAAAACCGTTGTCAATATTGACAACACTGACACCGCTTGCACAGGAGTTCAGCATAGACAGCAGTGCAGAAAGTCCGCCAAAAGACGCCCCGTAGCCAACACTGGTAGGCACGGCAATAACTGGGCAATCCGCAAGACCGCCAATCACGCTTGCCAGTGCCCCCTCCATACCGGCAACAGCGACAATGACATACGCGCTCATAATTTCATCCAAATGTGCCAGCAGTCTGTGCAGTCCGGCAACGCCGACATCATATAAACGGTCAACATGGTTTCCAAGGACCTCAGCTGTCAGAGCCGCTTCTTCTGCAACCGGCATATCGCTGGTCCCACCAGTTGCCACAAGCACGGTGCCCGTTCCGTCTGGTTCCGGTAGTTCCCCAAGGTAGCCGATACGGCTCATTTCGTCATAATGCAGAGGAAGCGTCTGGCTTAAAATTTCCGCTTTTTCTTTGTCTAGGCGGGTAATCAGAATGTTTTTCTGCCCCGCTTTCAGCATTGCCTCAGAAATGCCGGCAATCTGCTCCGTTGTCTTTCCGGCCCCGTAAATGACTTCTGCGATTCCCTGCCGCAGACCGCGGTGATGGTCCAACTTGGCAAATCCCAAGTCCTCAAACGGTTCCATTTTCAACTGCAGCATGGCTTCATCCACACTCATGCTGCAGTTTTGGACATCATGTAAAATGCTTTGTATCTTTTCTTTGTCCAAAAGTCTCACCTTCCCGCGAGGTCCAGCAGGACAGTCTGAAAATATGGATTCAGCTGCCGGCGAATATCCGCTCGCTTCTGTACCGCACGCGTCATCTGGTCCTGCGGGAACTGCAGGCGGGCAGCGTCCGCATACAGACGGACACGAAAATCTGTAAAGCCAAGTTTAAACAGCGCATTTTCAGCCCCCTCCACGCGCCGCAGCAGTTCGGCTGTAATCTGCCGGCCGGCCGGAAAGCGAGTTGCCATGCATGCATATGCCGGCTTGTTCCAAGTGAAAAGTCCCGCTTCCCTAGAAAGCTCCCGAATCTCCGGCTTCGTCAGTCCACACGCCCGCAGCGGGGAACAAACGGAAAGTTCCTGCAGTGCCTTCATGCCCGGACGGTCCGCTACCTGATCCGAAGCGTTTGTGCCGTCTATCAGCAGCGGGCAGCCGTCCGCTTTTGCCCGCTCTTTCAGCACTGTAAACAAAGACTTCTTACAGTAATAACAGCGGTTCTTCGGATTGTCCGTTACCTCCGACCGGGAAAGCAGGTCCAAATGCAGCACCGTAAGCGGTACGTTCAGCTGCTGTGCCAGCCGCTCAGCATCGTCCACCTCAAACTGGGGCTGAAATGCCGTTTTTATAAAATATGGGTGTACTTCCGCACCCGCCTGCACGGCCGCGTACAGCAGATAGGAAGAATCGGTTCCCCCGGAATAGGCCAGCGCGCACTTGGGATGTTCCTTGAAGAACTGCTGCAGTTTCCTGCTTCCGTCTTGTTCCGTCTTTGTTTGCTCGTCAATCATTTGTAACTCCGCCTTTCTTTTTTGCAGTGATTCAGCGGATGCAAAGAGCTGCTTTTTCGTATTCCGCGGCCGCATAAAGCAAAAAAACCATACCCGTTTCTGCGGATATGGCAACCTTCCTGGTTACACACGTGATGAAAAAGCAATTCTTTCTTTTCCATGGAAACGGCTTCTGCCATTTGCAGCTGATTCTTTCAGCTATCTGCGAGTATAGCATTTTGTTGCGGTTTTGTCAATAAAATTTACAGAACAGATCACAAATTCCTGTATAAATTCACCGATTTTAAAGAAGGTCTTTTCGCTGCTCCTGCTTGTGTTTTCCTGCAATCCATGCTATGATTTTATTGTACTGTAGTATGTAAATAAAATAAAAAGCCGTTTCTGACGCCAAAACAAAATTGAGGCGAAAGCAGGGCATTGCTACTCGGAACGATAGCCATATCCTGCACACTGGAGGATATGGCTATTGTTAAAACAAGGAGTACGACAGGACATGACAAATCGGGAGCGAATTGATAATCTAAACCAAAAAAAAGCACTGCCGCGGACAGCATGGGTCACACTTCTGTCCACCTTTACGGCGGAAGACCAGGAATATGCGCGCACGCTTGCCCAGACACTTGCCGTCCAAAAATTTGGGAAACAGATTTTTTACCGCGGCATTATCGAATTCACAAATATCTGTAAAAATGACTGCATTTACTGTGGCATCCGGCGCTCCAACACGGCCGTTTCCCGCTACCGCCTGACCAAAGAGGACATTCTCGCCTGCTGTGCGGCGGGGTACGAATATGGGTACCGCACCTTTGTCCTGCAGGGCGGCGAGGACGTCTACTTTAATGACGACCGTATGACAGATATTGTCAGCAGCATTCATAGTGCTTACCCTGACTGTGCCATTACGCTTTCGCTGGGAGAACGCAGCCGTGAAAGCTACCAGAAGCTTTTTGACGCGGGTGCCGACCGCTATCTGCTGCGCCATGAAACGGCCAATAAAGCCCACTACGGCAAGCTGCACCCTGCACAGATGTCCTTTGACCACCGAATGCAGTGCCTGCGGGAACTCAAAGAAATTGGCTACCAAACCGGCTGCGGCATGATGATTGGCTCTCCATACCAAACTGCAGAAGACCTTGCGGAGGATATGGCATTTCTTTATGACTTTCAGCCGGAAATGGTGGGTATGGGACCGTTCATTCCTCACAAGGACACGCCGTTCCGTGACTATCCGGCGGGCCGGCTGGACTTGTGCCTGTTTTTGCTGAGCCTTACTCGTCTGATGCTGCCGGACGTCCTGCTGCCCGCCACAACAGCGCTTGGCACCATTCACCCACAGGGTCGAGAACTTGGCATTCTCTCCGGTGCCAACGTCATTATGCCGAACCTCTCTCCCACTTCTGTGCGGAAGCAATATATGCTTTACAACAATAAAATCTGTACCGATGAGGGCAGCGGACAGTGCCGTTTCTGCCTTGGCAGACGGTTTTCATCCATCGGTTATCAAACTGTTGTTTCCCGCGGCGATTATCAAAAGCAATAAAAGGAGCTGCCTTTTGTGGGCAGCTCCTTTTATTTTATATTGGTTGCAATCAGCGGCAGATACAAAGAAAGGCCGTACACAGAAACACGTTCTGCTGTACAGCCTTTGCCTTGATGTGAGTGTCCTTATGGCGTTTATTCAAAAAGGCGGCGGCGGTAAAATGTACGTCCAC is a window from the Caproicibacterium lactatifermentans genome containing:
- a CDS encoding FprA family A-type flavoprotein — protein: MYCFRKVTDDLYWVGADDHRLALFENIHPLYHGISYNSYLLLDEKTVLFDTVDWAVGRQFMENVRAVLRNRPLDYLVINHVEPDHAASIEEVLLRWPNVKIITSPKAVLLLHQFGCPIDGCSVEQVKEGDTRCFGKHTVTFVNAPMVHWPEVMVTYDQTNGVLFSADAFGSFHALDGKLFADEVDFDHEWLDEARRYYTNIVGKYGPQVQSLLKKADTLDIKMICPLHGLVWRKDIGYFLDKYMHWSTYEPEEKGVMIVYASMYGNTGTAAEILAAKLAERGVTNTRLYDVSSTHVSYLISDLFKYSHLVLASVTYNLGIFPPMHNFLMDMKALNLQNRTCAIIENGSWACRCGSLMRTCLSEMKHMRVLEDGVVMASSLHEQDLPELDTLADSLTASLKE
- a CDS encoding uracil-DNA glycosylase yields the protein MYQDWQQLEEACRGCERCALGKTRTNLVFGEGNPQAKVLFIGEGPGEQEDLQGKPFVGRSGQLLDKYLDAIDLDRHKNIYIANIIKCRPPKNRDPLPEEQEQCIGWLREQTRLLRPKIIVCLGRIAAMRIMDPKIKITRQHGQWIQKGGIWMMATLHPAALLRDPRKKEDAFSDFLGLRDKIKELGLSLEL
- a CDS encoding iron-containing alcohol dehydrogenase — protein: MRFTLPRDIYYGHGALEELKKLSGKKAAVVIGGGSMKRFGFLDRVLQNLKEADIETCLIEGVEPDPSVETVLRGVKTMQDFQPDWIVAMGGGSPIDAAKAMWVFYEYPETKFEDLLQPFSFPTLRRKAHFLAIPSTSGTATEVTAFSVITDYQKGIKYPLADFNITPDVAIIDPELAETMPPKLTAYTGMDALTHAVEAYVSTLHSPFTDPLALQAIQMVFEYLPSSCKGDKTAREQMHYAQCLAGMAFSNALLGIVHSMAHKTGAAYRNGHVVHGCANAMYLPKVIQYNAKVPEARERYATIARTAGLTGSGEGLVQALCRKIDSYNELLHIPHALKDYENGMVPEDEFQEKLHHVAELAISDACTGTNPRQPSQEDMEKLLTACYYGSPVDF
- a CDS encoding RrF2 family transcriptional regulator codes for the protein MRISAKGRYAIAALLRMAQAGSDTIVNVTRLSADLGISHIYLEQVFSLLKRSQLVVSIKGAQGGYRLSCRPEQIRVLDILRATDSALFERPGKTLGPDAQDAEAALDLVAARLQKAVEEVLAGITLVDLQEEAARSQGNYMFFI
- a CDS encoding MFS transporter, which encodes MEGGKPMQGSWRQTKRACYSGYLTQGIINSLTPLLFTVFQDSYHLNFAQLSQLIVLNFGTQLCMDIFSVFFVDRIGMRRCLTGSHLLAAGGLVLMGILPRVVSPFGGIAFSVVCCGMGSGLIEDLVSPILDSLPGEHKSSSMSMLHSFYCWGQVAVIAGTTLALHFLGSSQWYLLPICWAVIPAVNLIRFLRVPLAPALPPEEKTPISSLLHSRLYLLCLVLMLCAGAAELSMSQWSSLFAERGLGVPKMTGDLLGPCLFALLEGMGRLLYGLYGDKWNLHQVLLWCSVSCAGCYVLMALARLPLLSLMGCALCGFTVSLMWPGMYSLSSHSFPHGGTSMFGLLAVFGDIGCSAGPWLTGLFGSGEFGLRQGLLAATAFPAVMVVGMLCFCYKAVRQQEKTPNED
- the larC gene encoding nickel pincer cofactor biosynthesis protein LarC, which encodes MKTLYLECTMGAAGDMLVASLLELLPEPRKFLDKMNSLRLPGVHVEAVPAEKCGITGTHMRVTIHGEEEKTEDVPAGSTPATHCSQEEHHHHTRLQEIQEMINGLNLPAAVKKDVLAVYDLLAEAESHAHGQPVSEIHFHEVGMMDAVADITGVCLLMHMLAPDHVTASPVHVGSGEVHCAHGILPVPAPATAFLLRGIPIYGGSVQGELCTPTGAALLKYFVNDFGDMPVMQVSKIGCGMGTKDFSQANCVRAMLGEAADSKEEVLELRCNLDDMTPEALGFAQERLLAGGALDVYTTAIGMKKNRSAVLLTCLCRPEMRSEMIHLLFEYTTTLGVRETLCRRCTLSRTERAANTVYGPVHVKAATGWGVHRQKVEYEDLARIAREHGCSLTEASKLVQNNLE
- the larB gene encoding nickel pincer cofactor biosynthesis protein LarB codes for the protein MSVDEAMLQLKMEPFEDLGFAKLDHHRGLRQGIAEVIYGAGKTTEQIAGISEAMLKAGQKNILITRLDKEKAEILSQTLPLHYDEMSRIGYLGELPEPDGTGTVLVATGGTSDMPVAEEAALTAEVLGNHVDRLYDVGVAGLHRLLAHLDEIMSAYVIVAVAGMEGALASVIGGLADCPVIAVPTSVGYGASFGGLSALLSMLNSCASGVSVVNIDNGFGAGYLASMINHMGGHK
- the larE gene encoding ATP-dependent sacrificial sulfur transferase LarE; the protein is MIDEQTKTEQDGSRKLQQFFKEHPKCALAYSGGTDSSYLLYAAVQAGAEVHPYFIKTAFQPQFEVDDAERLAQQLNVPLTVLHLDLLSRSEVTDNPKNRCYYCKKSLFTVLKERAKADGCPLLIDGTNASDQVADRPGMKALQELSVCSPLRACGLTKPEIRELSREAGLFTWNKPAYACMATRFPAGRQITAELLRRVEGAENALFKLGFTDFRVRLYADAARLQFPQDQMTRAVQKRADIRRQLNPYFQTVLLDLAGR
- the hydE gene encoding [FeFe] hydrogenase H-cluster radical SAM maturase HydE, encoding MTNRERIDNLNQKKALPRTAWVTLLSTFTAEDQEYARTLAQTLAVQKFGKQIFYRGIIEFTNICKNDCIYCGIRRSNTAVSRYRLTKEDILACCAAGYEYGYRTFVLQGGEDVYFNDDRMTDIVSSIHSAYPDCAITLSLGERSRESYQKLFDAGADRYLLRHETANKAHYGKLHPAQMSFDHRMQCLRELKEIGYQTGCGMMIGSPYQTAEDLAEDMAFLYDFQPEMVGMGPFIPHKDTPFRDYPAGRLDLCLFLLSLTRLMLPDVLLPATTALGTIHPQGRELGILSGANVIMPNLSPTSVRKQYMLYNNKICTDEGSGQCRFCLGRRFSSIGYQTVVSRGDYQKQ